A single region of the Hylaeus volcanicus isolate JK05 chromosome 5, UHH_iyHylVolc1.0_haploid, whole genome shotgun sequence genome encodes:
- the LOC128877603 gene encoding toll-like receptor Tollo: MEPPGRRVAVPWIVWCLVLSGGMIDGRSITSLEAPNGCEWNKDREDGEKALACRVRTIANVPGLIGNLSAIQVDSIGSLALECSDVLFFESQIDGPQGLFSPLPRLEKLRVEYCKIRYLPGGVFSSAHNLRSLTVRTHNSDWSTMSLELHRDALRGLTSLQHLDLADNNLWTLPSELLCPVQSLSSLNLTRNKLQDIVSLGFSDWVESCTPSLEVLDLSNNDLGELPDRTLSNLHGLTSLKLQDNAIAAVGDHALAGLTALRALNVSSNRLVALPPELFAKTRELRELILSNNSLAVLAPGLLDNLDELQVLDLSSNELTNRWVNRDTFSRLVRLVILDLSFNGLTRIDAHVFKGLYSLQILKLEHNEIDTLIDGCFGSLTNLHSLTLSHNRIASFDPAHTVGLTTLGQLFLDTNKLRTLHHRVFDNLTGLEDLSLSGNYLTEIPYAVRALRSLKTLDLGNNHVSRIDNDSFAGLSELYGLRLVDNKLENVSREAFASLPELQVLNLANNYIRHVEQSAFASNPVLRAIRLDGNQLTEIRGAFTSLSTLLWLNVSDNKLLWFDYSHLPTSIEWLDIHSNQISELGNYYMVRNTLSIKMLDASYNQIGEIAEANVPDSVETLFLNNNKIRKVAAGTFLQKRNLEKVVLYGNEIKKLEEASLELQTVSDDAELPQFYIGNNPILCDCTMEWLPKINEEDRPRKHPRVMDLDSVTCEMELARATPRRPLLSLKPKDFLCRYDAHCYSLCHCCDFDACDCEMTCPDNCSCYHDHSWSSNVVDCSNAGYKHVPERIPMDATEIYLDGNELGDLGSHVFIGKRRLEVLFLNNSGIAAIHNCTFNGASALRVLHLEDNALRELRGFEFDQLERMSELYLDHNAIATVGNTTFRKMKGLEVLRLDSNRIVDFRPWEALPSVGDRAKVALEGNAWSCECGNAAKLRSWLAEHRGDPEKMYCRDGVETLAQAMKRCGDPSTEAVSRGIQEIPLLGGNFVPLLAGALVAVIAICLFVALAFAFRQDVRLWAHARYGLRLGKMTAPPDEERDRLYDGYIVYSERDEDFVSRYLAAELEQSGLALCLHWRDLPPARPQEAVPPAAAAARRIVIIFSPVFLANEWQHAEFRAALRTALENIRPSSRKRRVVVLLATETPARDPELQLLLQTCTVVVWGEKRFWEKLRFAMPDSVGKRRDSKKVNDRNRVPARYTAAPSAGDVWTKSNGVLVAPVHAPTPTPTQSTYVSSASSRTEDEDSGAEHQHQHQHQHQHPHQHQHSGYSALNAGSARPASLSSRGSHHYSTILEPPVPNAPPGEPRTYFV, translated from the coding sequence ATGGAGCCACCGGGTCGGCGCGTAGCGGTGCCGTGGATCGTTTGGTGTCTGGTTCTGAGCGGTGGCATGATAGACGGTCGCAGCATCACCAGCCTCGAGGCACCCAATGGCTGCGAGTGgaacaaggacagagaggacGGGGAAAAAGCGCTCGCCTGTAGGGTTAGGACTATCGCCAACGTGCCAGGCCTAATTGGCAATCTCTCGGCCATTCAAGTGGACTCGATCGGTTCTTTGGCCTTGGAGTGCAGCGACGTGCTGTTCTTCGAGAGTCAGATCGACGGGCCGCAAGGGTTGTTCTCGCCGCTACCGCGGCTGGAGAAGCTTCGCGTCGAGTACTGCAAGATCCGTTACTTGCCAGGCGGTGTGTTTTCGTCCGCGCACAATTTACGCAGTTTAACCGTCAGAACGCACAACAGCGACTGGTCGACAATGAGTCTGGAATTGCACAGAGATGCCCTACGCGGATTGACGAGCCTTCAACATCTCGATCTGGCCGACAACAATCTATGGACCCTGCCGTCGGAGCTCTTGTGCCCCGTGCAGAGCCTCTCTAGTCTGAATCTGACGCGCAACAAGTTACAGGACATCGTCTCCCTGGGATTCTCCGACTGGGTCGAGTCGTGCACGCCAAGCCTCGAGGTGCTAGACCTGAGCAACAACGACCTCGGCGAATTGCCCGATCGCACTCTTAGCAATCTTCACGGTTTGACGTCGCTGAAACTCCAGGATAACGCGATCGCGGCTGTCGGCGATCACGCTCTGGCAGGTCTGACAGCGCTGCGCGCGCTCAACGTGTCCAGCAACAGATTGGTCGCGTTGCCCCCGGAATTGTTCGCCAAGACCAGAGAATTACGGGAACTTATCCTCAGCAACAACTCGTTGGCGGTATTGGCGCCAGGTCTGTTGGATAATTTGGACGAACTACAGGTGCTGGACTTGAGCAGCAACGAGCTGACGAATCGCTGGGTGAATCGAGACACGTTCTCACGGTTGGTCCGTCTCGTCATTCTCGATCTGTCCTTCAACGGTCTGACGAGGATCGACGCCCACGTGTTCAAGGGCCTGTACAGCCTTCAGATTCTGAAGCTCGAGCACAACGAAATCGACACGTTGATCGACGGTTGCTTCGGCTCCCTGACTAATCTCCACTCGTTGACTCTTTCGCACAACAGAATCGCGAGTTTCGATCCTGCTCACACGGTGGGTCTGACCACTTTGGGTCAACTGTTTTTAGACACGAACAAGCTGAGAACCCTTCATCATCGCGTGTTCGACAATCTGACGGGTCTCGAGGATCTTTCGCTGAGCGGAAACTATCTGACGGAGATACCGTACGCGGTGCGCGCGCTGCGTTCGCTAAAAACCCTCGACCTTGGCAACAATCACGTGTCCAGAATCGACAACGATTCGTTCGCAGGATTGAGCGAGCTGTACGGGCTGCGACTGGTGGACAACAAATTGGAAAACGTGTCCCGCGAGGCGTTCGCCTCGTTGCCGGAACTCCAAGTGCTGAACCTGGCCAACAATTACATTCGTCACGTGGAGCAGAGCGCGTTCGCGAGCAATCCCGTGCTGCGCGCGATTAGGCTGGACGGGAACCAGCTGACGGAGATCCGCGGCGCGTTCACGAGCCTCTCGACCCTGCTCTGGCTGAACGTGTCGGACAATAAGCTGCTGTGGTTCGACTACAGTCATCTGCCGACCAGCATAGAGTGGCTGGATATACACTCGAATCAGATAAGCGAGCTGGGGAATTATTACATGGTGCGGAACACGCTGAGCATAAAGATGCTGGACGCGAGCTACAACCAAATCGGCGAGATCGCCGAGGCGAACGTGCCGGACAGCGTGGAAACGTTGTTCCTGAACAACAACAAGATACGCAAGGTCGCGGCTGGCACGTTTCTGCAAAAGAGGAATCTGGAAAAGGTGGTGTTGTACGGGAACGAGATAAAGAAGCTCGAGGAGGCGTCTCTCGAGTTGCAAACGGTCTCGGACGACGCGGAACTGCCGCAATTTTACATCGGAAACAATCCCATTCTTTGCGATTGCACCATGGAATGGCTGCCGAAGATCAACGAGGAGGACCGACCGCGAAAACATCCGCGGGTGATGGACTTGGACTCGGTGACGTGCGAAATGGAGCTCGCCAGAGCAACCCCTCGCAGACCTCTGTTGTCTTTGAAACCCAAGGATTTCCTTTGTCGTTACGACGCTCACTGCTACTCTCTGTGCCACTGTTGCGACTTCGACGCTTGCGACTGCGAGATGACCTGTCCCGACAATTGCTCGTGCTATCACGATCACAGCTGGTCGAGCAACGTGGTGGACTGTTCGAACGCGGGCTACAAACACGTCCCCGAACGGATCCCCATGGACGCCACCGAGATCTATCTGGACGGGAACGAGCTGGGCGACCTGGGTAGCCACGTATTCATCGGAAAACGACGGCTGGAGGTGTTGTTTTTGAACAACAGCGGGATAGCGGCGATCCACAATTGCACGTTCAACGGCGCGAGCGCGCTGCGCGTCCTTCACCTCGAGGACAATGCCCTGCGCGAGCTGAGGGGCTTCGAGTTCGATCAGCTGGAACGCATGTCCGAGCTCTATCTGGATCACAACGCGATCGCCACCGTCGGGAACACGACCTTCAGGAAGATGAAGGGTCTGGAGGTGTTGCGGCTGGACAGCAATCGTATCGTCGACTTCCGGCCGTGGGAGGCTCTACCGAGCGTCGGCGATCGCGCCAAAGTCGCCCTGGAGGGTAACGCCTGGAGTTGCGAGTGCGGCAACGCTGCCAAGTTGCGCAGCTGGTTGGCAGAGCATCGAGGCGATCCCGAGAAGATGTACTGCCGCGACGGCGTCGAGACGTTGGCGCAGGCTATGAAGCGTTGCGGCGACCCGTCCACGGAGGCCGTCAGTCGCGGAATCCAGGAAATCCCTCTGTTGGGTGGCAACTTTGTGCCGCTTTTAGCCGGCGCTTTGGTGGCTGTGATCGCTATTTGTCTGTTCGTCGCGTTGGCCTTCGCCTTTCGGCAGGACGTGCGGCTGTGGGCGCACGCACGTTACGGTCTGCGTCTGGGCAAAATGACCGCGCCGCCCGACGAAGAACGGGATCGTCTCTACGACGGCTACATCGTCTACAGCGAACGGGACGAGGACTTTGTCTCCAGGTACCTGGCCGCTGAATTGGAGCAATCCGGGCTGGCTCTGTGCCTCCACTGGAGGGATCTGCCGCCCGCCAGACCCCAGGAGGCGGTGCCACCCGCCGCAGCAGCCGCCAGACGCATCGTCATCATCTTCTCGCCGGTGTTTTTGGCGAACGAGTGGCAGCACGCGGAGTTCCGAGCCGCGCTGAGAACCGCGCTGGAGAACATCAGACCCAGCTCGAGGAAGCGACGAGTGGTGGTGCTGTTGGCCACGGAGACGCCCGCCAGAGATCCAGAGCTGCAGCTGCTGTTGCAGACCTGCACGGTGGTGGTGTGGGGCGAGAAGAGGTTCTGGGAGAAGCTGCGGTTCGCCATGCCCGACTCCGTGGGCAAACGACGAGACAGCAAGAAGGTAAACGACCGAAATCGCGTCCCGGCGCGGTACACCGCGGCTCCATCCGCTGGCGACGTATGGACCAAGTCTAATGGTGTTTTGGTCGCTCCGGTCCACGCACCCACGCCAACGCCCACGCAGTCCACCTATGTCAGCTCCGCGTCCAGCAGAACAGAGGACGAGGACAGCGGCGCGGAACACCAGCACCAGCACCAGCACCAGCACCAGCACCCGCACCAGCACCAGCACAGCGGTTACAGCGCCCTGAACGCTGGCAGCGCGAGGCCTGCGAGCCTCTCCTCCAGGGGTAGTCATCATTACAGCACCATACTCGAACCCCCTGTGCCCAACGCGCCCCCGGGAGAGCCTCGTACTTACTTTGTCTAA